The following are encoded in a window of uncultured Sphaerochaeta sp. genomic DNA:
- a CDS encoding LysE/ArgO family amino acid transporter produces the protein MELPYFTGMATGASLIIAIGAQNAFVLTQGIKKQHRFLVALICSLMDAVLIALGVAGVGSIISQSPHLLTVAAGGGALFLFVYGLKNLLTALKPVEGLAETEHSETSRAQIVLTTLAITLLNPHVYLDTVVLLGSISSTYVGQSRYLFAGGAVSASFLWFFLLSYGAAVLAPLFKRTITWRILYSLIFLIMWRIAYSLLEFAGILDAMKSLF, from the coding sequence ATGGAACTCCCTTACTTCACTGGTATGGCAACTGGAGCCAGCCTTATTATTGCAATTGGTGCGCAAAATGCGTTCGTTCTTACCCAAGGTATCAAGAAGCAACATCGTTTTCTTGTTGCACTTATCTGTTCTCTCATGGATGCAGTGCTTATTGCCTTGGGAGTTGCAGGGGTGGGGAGTATCATAAGCCAATCACCCCATCTGCTTACCGTTGCTGCCGGGGGAGGCGCTCTTTTTCTTTTTGTGTATGGCCTGAAGAACTTGTTGACCGCACTCAAACCTGTTGAGGGTTTAGCGGAGACTGAACATAGTGAAACAAGTAGAGCCCAGATAGTGCTCACCACCTTGGCAATTACTCTCTTGAACCCCCATGTCTATCTCGATACGGTGGTGCTCCTGGGAAGTATCAGCAGTACCTATGTTGGGCAGAGTAGGTATCTTTTTGCAGGGGGAGCTGTTTCGGCGTCTTTCCTCTGGTTCTTCCTCTTGTCCTATGGGGCTGCAGTTCTTGCTCCTCTTTTCAAGCGGACAATTACTTGGAGAATTCTCTACAGTCTGATCTTCCTCATCATGTGGCGTATTGCCTATTCCTTGTTGGAGTTTGCAGGAATTCTGGATGCAATGAAGAGCCTTTTCTAG
- a CDS encoding transposase, whose protein sequence is MNIFSRTWFHRFVVAFDNPNLLAKARTEAFPRAFTRERKLNFRRTILTILDVGRESSSLKQHRLSEYFRKPGEEMEVTQQAFSKARNQISEYPLRTLFEQQIEDEYQGLMGRLPARSDSGWTYLAVDGTKIALPNLPELREKYFCTGAKASSPTALGSCLYDISNNRLIDAAFSSEYNERSCAVSHMKRYEKLRPGDRKSMFTFDRGYPSIALIQEFEKMGMIYLMRCRTKFNREIDALPLGCDTTVTSEGSVIRVIKFELSSGQVETLITNDTEHKTEDFKQLYFMRWGIEGSYLLLKNRFQLENFTGKTENTLKQDFWATILASTMLMVLEEDVDEQISKEREDKGNKYEYQVNRNIFVGIMRDDLIYALTAKTPKTLTLRMNKIIQRAEKFVCPIKPGRTVPRAENKRKTKFHHNHKSNC, encoded by the coding sequence ATGAATATATTCTCCCGTACCTGGTTCCATCGTTTTGTTGTTGCATTTGACAACCCAAACCTTCTCGCCAAGGCAAGAACAGAAGCCTTCCCCAGGGCTTTTACCCGTGAGCGCAAGTTGAACTTCAGACGTACAATCCTTACAATACTTGATGTCGGGCGTGAGTCCTCCAGCTTGAAGCAACACAGGCTGTCCGAATATTTCAGGAAGCCAGGGGAAGAGATGGAAGTAACGCAACAAGCCTTCAGCAAGGCAAGGAACCAGATTTCCGAGTATCCGCTCAGGACTCTCTTCGAACAGCAGATCGAGGACGAGTATCAGGGTTTGATGGGTAGGCTTCCTGCCCGCAGTGACAGCGGATGGACATATCTTGCTGTTGACGGGACCAAGATAGCCCTTCCCAACCTTCCCGAGCTGAGGGAGAAGTATTTCTGCACCGGCGCCAAGGCATCTTCCCCCACCGCCCTGGGCTCCTGCCTGTACGACATCAGCAACAACCGCCTGATAGATGCGGCTTTCTCATCCGAATACAATGAACGCTCCTGTGCGGTCTCCCATATGAAAAGGTATGAGAAGTTGCGCCCAGGGGACAGGAAAAGCATGTTTACCTTCGACAGGGGGTATCCCTCCATCGCTCTCATACAGGAATTTGAGAAGATGGGGATGATATACCTCATGCGCTGCAGGACCAAGTTCAACCGTGAGATTGATGCTCTTCCCCTTGGATGTGATACAACAGTCACTAGTGAGGGATCAGTCATCCGGGTCATAAAGTTCGAGCTCAGCTCAGGCCAGGTCGAGACCCTGATCACCAATGACACAGAGCACAAGACTGAGGATTTCAAACAGCTGTACTTCATGCGTTGGGGCATCGAAGGCTCCTACTTGCTCTTGAAGAACCGATTCCAGCTGGAAAACTTCACCGGGAAAACAGAGAATACCCTCAAGCAGGACTTCTGGGCGACCATACTCGCCTCCACCATGCTCATGGTCCTTGAAGAGGACGTGGACGAGCAGATCAGCAAGGAAAGGGAAGACAAAGGCAACAAGTATGAGTATCAGGTTAACCGGAATATATTCGTCGGAATCATGCGTGACGACCTCATTTATGCGCTTACAGCAAAAACTCCAAAGACCCTGACATTGCGGATGAATAAGATTATCCAGAGGGCGGAAAAGTTTGTCTGCCCCATAAAACCAGGGCGGACAGTACCAAGGGCGGAAAACAAGCGGAAGACCAAATTCCATCATAATCACAAGTCAAATTGTTGA
- a CDS encoding AAA family ATPase: MKRDAYIKRTLRLNKRLATKSQFLLGPRMTGKTTYIRNELQDRVSLSWSLLDGRLRMRVLSDPGILKEEIEARDLHDCLVVIDEIQKAPLLLEEVQFLIEERNIRFLLTGSSARKLRSGGVNLLGGRAGHITMHPLVFPEIQDTNYTLERIFQSGLLPSAFCSEHPDEELNDYVALYLNEEIQAEGVTRKLPQFSRFLEVAALSNTQMLNFTNIASDVGVSRQAVTGWYQVLVDTLIGYELPSFTKGKKRKTYGMPKFYFFDIGVARALQNAPVPTSIQTEYGAFFEHYVFMELRSYLDYIQSKEVLSYWRTTSNFEVKFVLGEKVAIETKTTKKADSKDYRGLKAFMEEGICGRYILVCCEERPRKLGNGIEVMPWKYFLQLLWDGKIV; the protein is encoded by the coding sequence ATGAAAAGAGATGCATATATCAAACGTACCCTGAGGTTGAATAAAAGACTCGCTACCAAGTCGCAATTCCTTTTAGGCCCTCGTATGACAGGAAAGACCACCTACATACGCAATGAATTGCAAGACAGGGTGAGCCTTAGCTGGAGCTTGCTTGACGGTAGGCTTCGGATGAGAGTACTCTCCGATCCAGGTATACTCAAGGAAGAAATTGAAGCTCGCGACTTGCATGATTGCCTCGTGGTGATCGATGAGATCCAGAAAGCGCCACTGCTGCTGGAGGAAGTGCAATTTCTCATTGAAGAGAGGAATATCCGGTTCCTGCTCACCGGTTCAAGCGCAAGAAAACTTCGTTCAGGCGGAGTCAATCTCTTGGGAGGAAGAGCCGGTCATATCACCATGCATCCTTTGGTATTCCCAGAGATACAAGACACCAATTATACTTTGGAAAGGATTTTCCAGTCAGGCTTATTGCCCTCAGCCTTCTGCTCTGAACATCCTGATGAGGAACTTAACGACTATGTTGCTTTGTACCTCAACGAGGAGATACAGGCAGAGGGAGTAACAAGGAAACTTCCCCAATTCTCACGATTTCTAGAGGTAGCCGCCCTATCAAACACACAGATGCTCAACTTTACCAATATTGCCAGCGATGTTGGTGTCTCCAGACAAGCTGTTACCGGTTGGTATCAGGTCCTCGTTGACACCCTGATCGGGTATGAACTACCTTCCTTCACAAAGGGAAAGAAGAGAAAGACCTATGGGATGCCTAAGTTCTATTTCTTTGACATTGGAGTAGCCAGAGCGCTGCAGAATGCTCCTGTCCCCACCTCAATCCAGACAGAATATGGTGCATTTTTCGAGCATTATGTGTTCATGGAGCTACGTTCCTACCTCGATTACATCCAGAGCAAAGAAGTCCTTAGCTATTGGAGGACCACAAGCAACTTTGAGGTTAAATTTGTGCTAGGAGAGAAAGTAGCAATTGAGACCAAAACCACCAAAAAGGCAGATTCCAAAGATTACCGAGGACTGAAGGCTTTCATGGAGGAAGGGATATGCGGTCGATACATTCTGGTATGCTGCGAAGAGCGGCCAAGGAAGTTGGGAAATGGTATTGAAGTCATGCCTTGGAAATATTTCCTACAGCTTCTTTGGGATGGGAAGATCGTGTAG
- a CDS encoding RNA-binding domain-containing protein, with translation MVLPDTLLSLIKQGESLTVEFKKSTTEITSDVYETVCSFSNREGGHIFLGVKDSGDIIGVNKDCVDQMKKNFVTVINNRNKLNPPLYINPIDYEFKGKTVIYIQVPRSQSVCRCRGRIFDRNYDSDLDITDNEGLVYQLYARKQDTYYVNKVFPIFSVTDLRHDLIDRARNMSGMRTPKHPWQYMTDLEMLRSAGLILTDTSTGNEGITLAAILLFGPDALIVSALAHHKTDAIFRVFNTDRYDDRDVIITNLFESYDRLIAFGQKHLNDLFVTEGMQSISARDKILREIVSNSLAHRNYANAYVAKLVIEKDRIYTENSNRSHGFGNLDPSSFEPFPKNPPISKVFREVGLADELGSGMRNTYKYTKLYSGAEPIFTEGDVFRIIVPLHEASTVVVGPTKVPKSHDDTLDDTLDDTLELKILSLIQKNPRINQRELSDQLATSLSTIKRVMTGMIQANVLTRKGGKRYGHWEIEVKE, from the coding sequence ATGGTTTTACCAGATACCTTACTTTCTTTGATTAAACAGGGTGAAAGTCTTACTGTGGAGTTCAAAAAATCCACAACAGAAATAACTTCAGATGTCTATGAGACTGTCTGTTCTTTTTCAAACAGAGAGGGAGGTCATATCTTTCTGGGTGTAAAGGACAGCGGTGATATTATTGGCGTAAATAAAGACTGTGTTGATCAGATGAAAAAGAATTTTGTGACTGTAATCAACAACAGGAACAAGTTGAACCCTCCTCTCTATATCAATCCAATAGATTATGAATTTAAAGGGAAGACAGTTATATATATACAAGTGCCTCGTTCACAAAGTGTTTGTCGTTGTCGTGGAAGAATCTTTGATAGGAATTATGATTCCGACCTAGATATCACTGATAATGAAGGTCTTGTTTATCAGTTATATGCAAGGAAACAAGATACATATTATGTAAATAAGGTGTTTCCAATATTCTCTGTCACAGATCTACGTCATGACTTGATAGACCGAGCACGCAATATGTCCGGTATGCGTACGCCAAAGCATCCTTGGCAATATATGACTGATCTGGAAATGCTTCGGAGTGCTGGACTTATTCTTACGGATACCTCAACAGGGAACGAAGGGATCACCCTTGCTGCAATCCTCTTATTTGGACCAGATGCCTTGATCGTGTCAGCTCTAGCCCATCATAAGACTGATGCCATATTTCGAGTTTTCAACACAGATCGCTATGATGATAGAGATGTAATAATCACAAACCTATTTGAAAGTTATGATCGATTGATTGCCTTTGGGCAAAAGCATTTAAATGATCTATTTGTTACCGAAGGTATGCAAAGCATCAGTGCAAGAGATAAGATACTTCGAGAGATTGTTTCCAACTCTTTAGCTCATAGGAATTATGCTAATGCCTATGTGGCAAAGTTGGTGATTGAGAAAGATCGTATTTATACCGAAAACAGCAATCGTTCACATGGATTCGGGAATTTGGATCCTTCATCATTCGAACCTTTCCCTAAGAATCCTCCAATTTCAAAAGTATTTCGCGAAGTTGGTTTAGCTGATGAGTTGGGATCTGGGATGCGAAATACCTATAAGTATACAAAGTTATATAGTGGAGCAGAACCGATTTTTACTGAAGGAGATGTTTTCAGGATTATCGTGCCTTTACATGAGGCCTCTACCGTTGTGGTTGGTCCTACTAAAGTTCCAAAGTCTCATGATGACACTTTGGATGACACTTTGGATGACACTTTGGAGCTAAAAATACTTTCGCTGATACAAAAGAACCCCCGAATCAATCAACGTGAGCTTTCTGATCAGCTTGCAACCTCTCTGTCTACAATTAAGCGCGTTATGACCGGCATGATACAGGCCAATGTGCTTACACGTAAAGGCGGTAAGCGCTATGGCCACTGGGAAATAGAAGTAAAAGAATAG
- a CDS encoding helix-turn-helix transcriptional regulator — translation MSRNVMDFAKAILNIRTALRISQQDLAAELDVSYATVNRWENGRTMPNKMTLSVIKNYCTHHHLEFDYKPETNGQ, via the coding sequence ATGAGTAGAAATGTTATGGATTTTGCAAAAGCAATCCTGAATATTCGAACGGCTTTACGAATTTCTCAACAAGATCTTGCGGCAGAACTAGATGTCAGCTATGCAACAGTGAACCGGTGGGAGAATGGAAGAACAATGCCCAACAAGATGACACTAAGTGTTATCAAAAATTATTGTACCCATCACCATTTGGAATTTGACTATAAGCCGGAAACCAATGGGCAATAA
- a CDS encoding NAD(P)/FAD-dependent oxidoreductase, producing MAEHRDIIIVGAGISGLTAATSLAMRGHSVLLLEKGKVPGGLVNSFTREGFLFDGGVRALENAGMLKPMLQELEIDLPLLPSNVSLGVEDKIINANSKDSLEAYRNLLLELYPESRDDVDKVIKVIGKFDVYMQVLFGSDSPFFKDAKRNLPYYLTTFPLWFMRFLATGAAIMRMRMPMEQFLSGLLENKALIDIVSQHFFKKTPAFFAMSYFSLYPDYFYPKGGVGSIPKALTERLVALGSEVRTETEVTHVDAFGKTLTDGKGNEYSYDKLIWCADLKHLYRMVSFEGFTEEEKRGIAREQEKVLSSHGAESVFTLFLAVDLPPSYFAGISEGHFFYTPSKQGLGELNHSELATILEGWEELDREAFYTWLSAFCRLNTYEIAIPVLNDSSVAPEGKSGLIVSFLFDYELTRRIEEGRWYEEFESRIKEMMIASLSASVYPQLEEHIIFSFTASPLSIERNIHSSEGAIVGWSFEQDIPIEAGMLNMKKAVLTPIPDVYRAGQWTVSPAGLPTCIMTARMAADLVHTR from the coding sequence ATGGCTGAACATAGAGATATCATCATCGTTGGTGCAGGAATTTCTGGACTGACTGCAGCAACCTCCCTCGCCATGAGAGGCCACTCAGTCTTACTTCTGGAGAAGGGGAAGGTACCTGGAGGGCTGGTGAACTCCTTCACCCGAGAGGGGTTCCTCTTCGATGGGGGAGTGAGAGCCCTGGAGAATGCCGGCATGCTCAAGCCCATGCTACAGGAGTTGGAGATTGATCTTCCTCTTCTGCCAAGCAATGTTTCTCTCGGGGTTGAGGATAAGATCATCAATGCAAATTCCAAGGATAGCTTGGAAGCCTATAGGAATCTTCTTCTGGAGCTCTATCCTGAGAGCAGGGATGATGTAGATAAGGTCATCAAGGTCATTGGAAAGTTCGATGTGTATATGCAGGTTCTCTTTGGGAGTGACAGTCCATTCTTCAAGGATGCAAAGCGGAATCTTCCTTACTATCTCACTACGTTTCCTCTCTGGTTTATGCGCTTCCTCGCAACCGGGGCAGCGATCATGCGCATGAGAATGCCAATGGAGCAGTTCCTTTCTGGCCTTCTTGAGAATAAAGCCCTCATCGACATTGTCTCCCAGCACTTCTTCAAAAAGACTCCTGCCTTCTTCGCCATGAGTTACTTCTCCCTCTATCCTGATTACTTCTATCCAAAGGGAGGGGTAGGCAGTATCCCCAAGGCTTTGACTGAGCGCCTTGTGGCACTTGGCTCAGAGGTGAGGACGGAGACTGAGGTGACTCATGTGGATGCATTCGGCAAGACGCTCACCGATGGGAAGGGGAATGAGTACAGCTACGACAAACTCATCTGGTGTGCCGATCTGAAGCATCTCTATCGGATGGTCTCCTTCGAGGGTTTTACTGAGGAGGAGAAGAGAGGAATTGCCAGAGAGCAAGAGAAGGTGCTCTCCAGCCATGGGGCGGAGTCAGTATTTACACTCTTCCTTGCAGTAGACTTGCCTCCTTCGTACTTTGCAGGAATTTCAGAGGGACATTTCTTCTATACCCCGTCAAAGCAAGGCCTTGGCGAACTCAACCACTCTGAGCTTGCTACCATACTGGAAGGATGGGAGGAACTGGACAGAGAAGCCTTCTATACCTGGCTCTCTGCATTCTGTCGCTTGAATACCTATGAGATTGCAATCCCTGTACTTAATGACAGTAGTGTAGCACCAGAGGGAAAGAGTGGCCTCATTGTCAGTTTTCTCTTTGACTATGAACTCACACGGAGGATTGAAGAAGGTCGTTGGTATGAGGAGTTTGAAAGTCGTATCAAGGAGATGATGATTGCCTCCCTTTCTGCTTCGGTCTATCCACAGCTGGAAGAACATATCATTTTCTCGTTTACAGCGAGTCCTCTGAGCATTGAGAGAAATATTCACAGCAGTGAAGGCGCCATTGTCGGCTGGTCATTTGAGCAGGATATTCCCATAGAGGCTGGTATGCTCAATATGAAGAAGGCTGTGCTTACCCCCATCCCTGATGTCTATCGTGCAGGGCAGTGGACGGTCAGTCCGGCTGGTCTTCCTACGTGTATCATGACCGCAAGGATGGCAGCAGACTTGGTGCATACCAGATGA
- a CDS encoding GNAT family N-acetyltransferase, producing the protein MKCYETERLYLKTVTISDLKRFQAFLLKNRTFLSPWEPLRDDSYYSEEAILQRIEQEILLDSQEQQLSLYLTRKGEERIIGNVTLSNIVRGPFQSCFLGYKLDEEATGHGFMSEAVAKVVEIAFNDLRLHRIEANIMPRNKRSIQVVKKNGFFYEGVSKNYLKINGKWEDHAHYVLLNEGLE; encoded by the coding sequence ATGAAATGCTATGAAACAGAACGATTATATCTGAAAACCGTTACCATCTCTGATTTGAAAAGATTCCAAGCATTTCTCCTGAAGAATAGAACGTTCCTTTCTCCGTGGGAGCCGCTTCGCGATGATTCCTACTACAGCGAAGAAGCAATCCTCCAGAGGATCGAGCAGGAAATCCTCCTCGACTCCCAAGAGCAGCAACTGAGCCTCTATCTCACAAGAAAGGGAGAAGAGAGAATCATTGGGAATGTCACCTTGTCAAATATTGTACGTGGACCATTCCAGTCATGTTTTCTTGGATACAAATTGGATGAAGAAGCCACCGGCCACGGATTCATGAGTGAAGCAGTTGCTAAAGTAGTAGAAATTGCCTTCAACGACCTCCGCCTTCATCGCATTGAAGCGAACATTATGCCCAGGAATAAGAGGTCAATTCAGGTTGTGAAGAAGAACGGATTCTTCTATGAGGGAGTAAGCAAGAACTACCTAAAGATCAATGGGAAGTGGGAAGACCATGCCCACTATGTATTGTTGAATGAGGGATTGGAATAG
- a CDS encoding AAA family ATPase has protein sequence MKKKNVINLIKYYTERNDGAFRDEAYEIAVDFNRNNDSELGDYIMALLSDKNTFVPQVLNGKLDYLRKLECPPTTLPLPECIKDELMGIVNAVSYGAGVNKFLFQGAPGTGKTESAKQLARILNRQLFIVDFDLLVDSKMGQTSKNISELFAEINNVPYPEQIIILFDELDSIALDRTSIRDLREMGRATSAVLKGLDNLSNRIVLLATTNLYESFDKALIRRFDKVIDFARYTNADLREIAETILEDLLQQFKFKGRNIRLFRKIIALMDPLPYPGELKNLIKTAIAFSNPHEDFDYLARLFKQVKPGFTGDYNELKMMGFSVRDIEILTKVSKSQVSRELLGVTR, from the coding sequence ATGAAAAAGAAGAATGTAATCAACTTGATAAAGTATTATACCGAAAGAAATGATGGAGCTTTCCGTGATGAAGCATATGAGATAGCTGTAGATTTCAACAGGAACAACGATAGTGAACTTGGTGACTATATCATGGCATTATTATCTGACAAGAATACCTTTGTACCACAAGTGCTGAATGGGAAATTGGACTATCTTAGAAAGCTTGAATGTCCACCTACTACGCTACCACTCCCAGAATGCATCAAGGATGAACTGATGGGTATTGTCAATGCTGTCAGCTATGGCGCAGGGGTTAATAAGTTTTTGTTTCAAGGAGCCCCAGGAACCGGGAAAACAGAAAGTGCAAAGCAGCTCGCCCGAATTCTAAACCGACAACTCTTTATAGTAGATTTTGATTTGCTCGTAGACAGCAAGATGGGACAAACTTCGAAAAATATCTCAGAGCTGTTTGCTGAAATTAATAATGTTCCCTATCCAGAACAAATCATTATCCTCTTCGATGAACTGGATTCAATTGCTCTTGATAGAACCAGTATACGTGATTTACGAGAGATGGGCAGGGCTACATCCGCTGTGTTGAAAGGACTTGATAATCTTAGCAATCGAATCGTATTACTAGCAACGACAAATTTGTATGAATCATTTGACAAGGCTCTCATCCGTCGATTTGACAAAGTTATTGATTTTGCTCGTTACACAAATGCGGACCTAAGAGAAATCGCAGAGACTATTCTTGAGGATCTCTTGCAGCAATTCAAGTTCAAAGGAAGGAATATTCGGCTGTTTAGGAAAATCATTGCGCTGATGGACCCTCTTCCCTATCCGGGCGAATTGAAGAATCTCATTAAAACTGCCATAGCATTCAGCAACCCCCATGAGGATTTCGACTATCTTGCACGATTATTTAAACAGGTAAAACCAGGATTTACAGGAGATTATAATGAGCTCAAAATGATGGGGTTCTCTGTACGTGATATAGAAATCCTTACAAAAGTATCGAAGAGCCAAGTATCACGTGAACTACTGGGAGTTACGCGATGA
- a CDS encoding S8 family peptidase: protein MNKILELKGTFNHAPNPGRPGPATLPARSSVAVSDTKRLAQSLEEVYRYWRESPSPFKPLVSIYYKDIVAKSNRMGKILSNGSESPSRTIVGAKFTETTPPKHIFTHCVNIHTIERGLEKLLQVSQLLAEEFNNTITAEEMDILNNNEQRLKRKLSREEISWKTQKGRAITAHGLSKSAFCLILKDAWYIDFFNVEERTMSISGSQIITLYDTGINREKILKNLGLQREPIRILDDLTWMVTPEQYHKIISKAPYLVAMTVSDFGRIDARSLDGTRPLSSEFSIPEPTNEPVIGAIDTLFDQSSYFSSWVEYHCMISPDLIEDEDYAHGTAVSSILVDGPTLNEHLDDGCGRFRVRHFGVAKHTRNSSAYLMKAIRSIVETNRDIKVWNISLGSHLETDQNFISPEAALLDELQFLYDIIFVVAGTNNRNRHVDRPRIGSPADSVNSVVVNAVTLAGNPVEYARQGPALHFFNKPDVAVFGGDSQDGMIVYSNRGRVKELGTSFAAPWITRKLAYLIHVMGFPREIAKALLLDSAAGWKVDSNNQNLIGFGVVPTKIQDILTSPNEEIRFVVHGVVEAYETYAYTIPVPLSKGQFPYIAKATLCYFPKCSRSQGVDYTDTEMDIHLGRLKKEGKIKAINNNAQGDDEAHCLFEKEVRRDYRKWDPVKHIHEEKKARNRPRIRLSESSPNWGISIKTKERLESKSGKGLHFGVVITLHEITGVNRIAEFMQLCRANNWFVNEVDIHARIEIHEKAEAEVEFDEDEM, encoded by the coding sequence ATGAACAAAATTCTGGAACTAAAAGGAACATTCAACCACGCTCCCAACCCAGGCCGTCCAGGACCTGCTACGCTCCCCGCAAGATCTAGCGTCGCTGTCTCAGATACCAAGAGACTGGCTCAGTCTCTTGAAGAGGTGTACCGCTATTGGAGAGAAAGCCCCAGTCCGTTCAAACCACTTGTCTCCATCTACTACAAAGATATCGTAGCAAAAAGTAATAGGATGGGTAAAATCCTTTCCAATGGATCAGAATCACCCAGCAGGACTATTGTAGGTGCCAAATTTACCGAAACCACTCCCCCCAAACATATCTTTACGCATTGTGTGAATATTCACACCATCGAGCGCGGGTTGGAAAAACTTCTGCAAGTTTCTCAATTACTAGCAGAGGAATTCAACAACACAATCACTGCTGAAGAGATGGATATCTTGAACAATAATGAACAAAGACTCAAGAGAAAGCTTTCAAGAGAAGAGATTTCCTGGAAAACCCAGAAAGGACGAGCAATCACTGCACATGGCCTAAGCAAGTCTGCCTTTTGTTTGATTTTGAAAGATGCTTGGTACATTGATTTCTTTAACGTTGAAGAACGAACTATGTCCATTTCGGGGAGTCAAATTATCACGCTTTACGATACCGGTATAAATCGGGAAAAAATTCTTAAGAATCTTGGATTGCAACGAGAACCCATCAGAATCCTGGACGATCTTACCTGGATGGTAACTCCCGAACAATATCATAAGATTATTAGCAAAGCCCCCTATCTTGTTGCCATGACAGTCTCCGATTTTGGAAGAATTGATGCACGTTCTCTTGATGGGACAAGACCCCTTTCATCAGAATTCTCTATCCCTGAGCCTACTAATGAACCAGTAATTGGCGCCATCGACACGCTCTTCGACCAATCCTCATATTTCTCTTCATGGGTGGAGTATCACTGTATGATATCCCCTGATCTTATTGAAGATGAAGATTACGCGCACGGAACCGCTGTCTCATCCATCCTTGTCGATGGACCTACTCTCAATGAGCATCTTGATGATGGATGTGGCCGTTTTCGTGTCCGCCACTTTGGCGTTGCCAAGCATACACGAAACAGTTCTGCCTATCTGATGAAAGCAATACGTTCTATCGTAGAAACGAACAGAGATATTAAGGTATGGAACATATCCCTCGGATCACATTTGGAAACTGACCAGAATTTCATCTCTCCTGAAGCAGCACTCCTTGATGAGCTCCAATTCTTGTATGACATCATTTTCGTGGTAGCCGGCACAAATAATAGAAATCGTCATGTAGATCGTCCAAGAATTGGTTCTCCTGCCGATTCAGTCAACTCGGTTGTGGTCAATGCAGTGACTCTGGCAGGAAATCCTGTGGAATATGCTCGCCAGGGACCTGCATTACATTTTTTCAACAAACCAGATGTCGCTGTATTTGGAGGAGACAGCCAAGATGGCATGATAGTCTACTCAAACCGTGGAAGGGTGAAGGAATTGGGTACTTCATTTGCAGCTCCTTGGATCACCCGAAAATTGGCCTATCTCATACATGTAATGGGATTCCCAAGAGAGATTGCCAAAGCATTACTACTTGATTCTGCCGCAGGCTGGAAGGTCGATTCAAACAATCAGAATTTGATCGGCTTCGGTGTTGTTCCAACCAAGATACAAGATATTTTGACTTCTCCAAATGAAGAAATACGTTTTGTAGTACACGGGGTGGTGGAAGCATATGAAACCTATGCGTATACCATTCCAGTTCCCCTTAGCAAAGGCCAGTTCCCCTATATTGCAAAAGCCACACTCTGTTATTTCCCAAAATGTTCCCGTTCTCAAGGAGTTGACTATACTGATACCGAAATGGACATACATCTGGGAAGATTAAAAAAAGAGGGCAAGATCAAGGCAATAAACAATAATGCTCAGGGAGATGACGAAGCCCATTGTCTATTTGAAAAGGAAGTACGACGGGATTACCGGAAATGGGATCCTGTGAAACATATTCATGAAGAAAAGAAGGCCCGAAACCGTCCCAGAATACGACTTAGCGAATCGTCACCCAATTGGGGTATCAGCATCAAGACCAAGGAACGTTTGGAAAGCAAGTCAGGCAAAGGCTTACATTTCGGTGTTGTAATCACACTACATGAAATCACGGGAGTAAACCGAATTGCTGAATTCATGCAGCTTTGTCGTGCAAACAACTGGTTTGTCAATGAAGTTGATATCCATGCCAGGATTGAAATTCATGAGAAAGCTGAAGCAGAAGTGGAATTTGATGAGGATGAAATGTAA